One genomic window of Candidatus Pseudobacter hemicellulosilyticus includes the following:
- a CDS encoding RagB/SusD family nutrient uptake outer membrane protein, translating into MKNIWLFTRIKLVLPVAFLILVSGCQKFLDQKMNKRDIIPQKLDDLQALLDNNESMNAKDPALLELLSDNYFISRENWEPYASTSEGQHYIWAGNALPNSVSWDFVYQFPVYISNVTLDQLEQVKIGQEEQQKYNAIKGGCLFHRAFGLWEIAQLFCRPFSIENASAPGIVLRTTANPNIRSTRVTVKETYDQIVNDLRTAVLLLPATSSFPTRPTKTAARAMLARVFLSMRDYDNAWKYADTALQEQSGLMDYNTLVPLKSPRIATFNKEVIFHSYCAPVGFLADYMARVDSTLYNSYNENDLRKIVFFRENASPNAGTYAFQGSYHGNGSASHVFTGLTTGELYLVISECLARKGIINEAMQYLNGLLVMRWNKDFPFQALIAADTVEALGLILSERRKELLFRGLRWSDIRRMNLEGANITLKRILGDSTYLLPPNDARSVMLIPWNEITRSEIEQNVR; encoded by the coding sequence ATGAAAAATATATGGTTGTTTACCCGGATTAAACTGGTACTTCCAGTTGCCTTTCTGATACTGGTATCTGGTTGCCAGAAGTTTTTGGATCAAAAGATGAACAAGAGAGATATTATCCCTCAAAAACTGGACGATTTGCAAGCCCTACTGGATAATAACGAATCCATGAATGCAAAGGATCCGGCTCTACTGGAATTGCTGTCAGATAATTATTTTATAAGTAGGGAGAACTGGGAGCCATACGCTTCAACTTCAGAGGGGCAGCATTATATCTGGGCTGGAAATGCTTTACCTAATTCAGTAAGCTGGGATTTTGTTTATCAATTTCCTGTATATATATCAAATGTAACACTTGATCAGCTTGAGCAGGTAAAAATAGGTCAGGAGGAACAGCAAAAATATAATGCTATAAAGGGGGGCTGTCTTTTTCACAGGGCCTTTGGCTTATGGGAAATAGCGCAATTATTCTGTAGGCCCTTCAGCATTGAAAATGCATCTGCCCCAGGTATTGTGTTAAGAACTACTGCAAATCCAAATATCCGGTCAACCCGTGTGACAGTAAAGGAAACATATGATCAGATAGTAAATGATCTTAGAACTGCTGTCCTTTTATTGCCGGCAACGTCCTCATTCCCGACCCGGCCAACAAAAACTGCAGCTAGGGCTATGCTGGCCAGAGTGTTTTTGTCCATGCGTGATTATGATAATGCCTGGAAATATGCGGACACTGCATTACAGGAGCAATCAGGACTGATGGATTATAACACGCTTGTTCCACTTAAATCCCCTCGGATTGCCACTTTTAATAAGGAGGTAATATTCCATAGTTATTGTGCTCCAGTTGGATTTCTTGCAGACTATATGGCCAGGGTGGACTCAACGCTGTATAATTCTTATAATGAAAATGATCTAAGGAAGATTGTTTTTTTTAGGGAAAATGCAAGCCCCAATGCAGGAACCTATGCATTTCAAGGGAGCTATCACGGGAATGGAAGCGCCTCTCATGTTTTTACGGGGCTGACTACTGGAGAACTGTATTTGGTTATAAGCGAGTGTCTGGCAAGAAAGGGAATTATAAATGAGGCCATGCAATATTTAAATGGATTACTAGTAATGAGATGGAATAAGGATTTTCCTTTTCAGGCCCTGATAGCAGCAGATACAGTGGAAGCATTGGGGCTGATACTATCAGAACGTAGAAAGGAACTGCTATTCAGAGGCCTGCGCTGGTCCGATATCAGACGCATGAACCTTGAGGGTGCAAACATCACTTTGAAAAGGATTCTTGGAGATAGCACGTATCTGCTGCCTCCGAATGACGCCCGTTCTGTTATGCTGATCCCATGGAATGAAATTACCCGTTCTGAAATTGAGCAGAATGTACGCTGA
- a CDS encoding zinc-dependent metalloprotease — translation MQKLKLLFLLALAGLMTACSVFKKNAVIRSSNPQEKVAELSGKNDSASRITVKPYKEIIIGKAITDSGLLIIHRVDNRYYLEIPVSYLGKDFLVATRISKAAAGNRPFDNLLGYAGDLVNENVIEFVTEPGNKLFIYRKSYSERSMDSSENGLYRSVHNSNLQPVIAAFDIKAYGKDSVSVVADFTEFLNGDNNLLFFAAIFKSAYLVNAYQADKSYIKSSKSFPANVEFQCLKTYTKSGTETISYELNTSIVKLPDDIMKPRFADARVGYFVNEYTDFDAPQGAQVSAMITRWRLEPRDEDKDAYLKGKLVEPRKPIVYYIDPATPKKWVPYIIAGVNDWQKAFEKAGFKNAIYALEAPENNPEWNLYDARHNAILYKASVMANASGPHIHDPRSGEILETHINLFHNLFELLHDWYMVQVGPNDPQARRMVFEDSLMGKLLRFAVSHEVGHTLGLAHNFGSSSTISVDSLREKEYVKKNGFCPSIMDYARFNYVAQPQDQLDVHDLLPRIGVYDEWAINWGYRWMPEIKSREEEKAFMNKWIRAELAKDNRLFYGGQQLMVIDPRSQSEDLGNDAVAAGIYGIHNLKVVMSNLIEWTKEPDADYNSLSRLQDQVINQYLRYIFHVSNNIGLYTLTPKTVEESGAVIEVIPKQKQKAAVVFLQEQLFNTPAWLMNKEVFSRLGKYGPYISYIIQNQLFDYLIEFDRYFRMSIFEADYPDQAYTFDEMLTDFEKNIWKELDHKVPIDFYRSNLQRIYLERLLAAGSVIEGNPISKASFELKKRTAFLSIVQSHVRKTKALLEKSIPAYKQGESKNHLVGLLNKLKQSDGRSLSGAKGNANMMNTFHSGNVFKAFCPQAADNRNGMRILSGCWTELDSLFGQE, via the coding sequence ATGCAAAAGTTAAAGTTGTTGTTTTTACTGGCATTGGCAGGACTTATGACAGCCTGTTCAGTCTTCAAAAAGAACGCTGTAATTCGCAGCAGTAATCCGCAAGAAAAGGTTGCTGAGCTTTCCGGTAAAAATGATTCTGCCTCGCGAATAACAGTTAAGCCTTATAAAGAAATAATAATAGGAAAGGCAATCACAGATTCTGGCTTGCTGATCATTCACAGGGTTGACAATAGATACTATCTTGAAATTCCTGTTAGTTATCTGGGAAAAGATTTTCTCGTAGCAACAAGGATCTCCAAGGCGGCAGCCGGTAACAGGCCTTTTGACAACCTTCTGGGCTATGCTGGTGACCTGGTGAATGAGAATGTTATTGAGTTTGTTACTGAGCCTGGCAATAAGCTCTTTATTTATAGAAAGTCTTATTCTGAGCGGTCAATGGATAGTTCCGAGAACGGCTTATATCGTTCTGTACACAATTCTAATCTGCAACCTGTAATAGCGGCCTTTGATATTAAAGCATATGGGAAGGACTCTGTTAGCGTCGTAGCTGATTTTACAGAATTTCTGAATGGTGATAACAATCTGCTTTTTTTTGCTGCTATTTTTAAATCTGCTTATTTGGTCAATGCTTACCAGGCAGATAAGTCCTATATAAAAAGCAGTAAGTCTTTTCCTGCCAATGTTGAATTTCAATGCCTTAAAACATATACAAAATCGGGAACTGAGACCATCAGTTACGAATTGAATACCTCTATTGTTAAATTACCTGATGATATCATGAAGCCCAGGTTTGCAGATGCCAGGGTGGGATATTTTGTAAATGAGTATACAGATTTTGATGCGCCGCAGGGCGCCCAGGTGAGTGCTATGATCACACGCTGGCGCCTTGAACCCAGAGATGAGGACAAAGATGCTTATCTGAAAGGTAAACTGGTAGAACCCCGAAAACCTATTGTTTATTATATTGACCCTGCAACACCTAAAAAATGGGTTCCCTATATAATTGCAGGGGTTAATGACTGGCAAAAGGCATTTGAGAAGGCTGGTTTCAAAAATGCTATCTATGCTCTTGAAGCACCAGAAAACAACCCTGAATGGAACCTGTATGACGCCAGGCATAATGCTATTCTGTACAAAGCCTCCGTCATGGCTAATGCCAGTGGCCCACATATCCATGATCCCAGGAGTGGTGAGATACTGGAGACTCACATCAACCTGTTCCATAATTTGTTTGAGCTGCTGCATGACTGGTATATGGTGCAGGTGGGGCCTAATGATCCACAGGCCAGGAGAATGGTATTTGAAGACAGCCTCATGGGTAAACTGCTGCGGTTTGCCGTCAGTCATGAGGTTGGGCATACGCTTGGCCTTGCACATAATTTTGGATCGTCCTCTACTATTTCTGTTGATAGCCTGCGGGAAAAAGAATATGTGAAAAAAAACGGTTTTTGCCCTTCAATCATGGATTATGCGCGGTTCAACTATGTTGCACAGCCACAGGATCAGCTGGATGTCCACGATCTGCTTCCCCGGATTGGCGTTTATGATGAATGGGCAATCAATTGGGGTTACCGCTGGATGCCTGAAATTAAAAGCCGGGAAGAAGAGAAGGCCTTTATGAATAAATGGATCCGTGCTGAACTGGCAAAGGATAACCGGTTATTTTATGGGGGACAGCAATTGATGGTGATCGATCCCCGTTCGCAGTCAGAAGATTTGGGAAATGATGCTGTTGCTGCCGGGATTTATGGTATTCATAACCTAAAGGTAGTTATGAGTAATCTGATAGAGTGGACAAAGGAACCGGATGCAGATTATAATTCATTAAGCAGGTTACAGGATCAGGTGATCAATCAGTACCTTCGGTATATTTTCCATGTGTCCAATAATATTGGATTATATACGCTAACCCCAAAAACAGTTGAAGAGTCAGGTGCTGTAATAGAGGTTATTCCAAAACAAAAACAAAAGGCCGCTGTGGTATTTCTCCAGGAGCAATTGTTCAATACTCCGGCCTGGCTGATGAATAAAGAGGTTTTTAGCCGTCTTGGTAAGTATGGTCCGTACATATCTTATATAATCCAGAATCAGTTATTTGATTACCTGATTGAGTTTGACCGGTATTTCCGTATGAGTATTTTTGAGGCGGATTATCCGGACCAAGCGTACACTTTTGATGAAATGTTGACAGATTTTGAGAAGAATATCTGGAAGGAACTTGACCATAAAGTCCCAATTGATTTTTATCGATCAAATTTACAGCGTATTTATCTGGAAAGGCTGCTTGCTGCTGGTTCTGTAATTGAAGGGAACCCTATATCCAAGGCGTCCTTTGAATTGAAAAAGAGAACGGCATTTCTCTCCATTGTTCAATCTCATGTCAGAAAGACAAAAGCACTACTGGAAAAATCAATTCCAGCCTATAAGCAGGGTGAGTCAAAAAATCATCTTGTAGGTCTGCTAAATAAATTAAAACAATCCGATGGCCGGTCTTTGTCTGGTGCAAAGGGGAACGCCAATATGATGAATACTTTCCATAGCGGTAATGTTTTTAAAGCATTTTGTCCCCAGGCAGCTGATAACAGAAATGGAATGAGAATACTTTCTGGCTGCTGGACCGAGCTGGATTCGCTTTTTGGGCAGGAGTAG
- a CDS encoding RNA polymerase sigma factor codes for MIIVYITQNDPALVAQYPSYDEKELLLLVASGNEQAFRTLVHDYSGLVFKFIYQHLEDRPLAEEIVQDIFLRIWLSREKLGQLHSFRSFLLIVSRNHVFNAIKKMVREKNREWDWLPSPEPNESSIQEQEQLFQLVEQAVEQLPPQQQKAWTLCRQTGLKYEQAAAEMHVSRDAVKKYLRYANDSIKKYVLNKTSIGCWCLFFFSR; via the coding sequence TTGATCATAGTTTACATTACCCAAAACGACCCTGCATTAGTGGCGCAGTACCCATCATATGATGAAAAGGAATTGCTGTTGCTGGTAGCCTCCGGCAATGAACAGGCCTTCCGCACGCTGGTCCATGACTATTCCGGGCTCGTTTTCAAATTTATCTACCAACACCTGGAAGACAGGCCCCTGGCCGAAGAGATTGTCCAGGATATCTTCCTCCGTATCTGGCTTTCCAGGGAAAAACTCGGCCAGCTGCATAGTTTCCGCTCCTTTTTATTGATCGTTTCCCGTAATCATGTCTTCAACGCCATTAAGAAAATGGTCCGGGAAAAGAACCGGGAATGGGACTGGCTGCCATCGCCTGAACCCAATGAAAGCTCCATCCAGGAACAGGAACAACTTTTCCAGCTGGTAGAACAGGCTGTTGAACAACTGCCCCCCCAGCAACAGAAAGCCTGGACCCTTTGCCGCCAAACCGGCCTCAAATATGAACAGGCCGCGGCCGAGATGCATGTTTCCAGGGACGCCGTCAAAAAATACCTGCGCTATGCCAATGACTCCATCAAAAAATATGTCCTGAACAAGACCTCAATTGGATGCTGGTGCCTTTTTTTCTTTTCCCGATAA
- a CDS encoding AraC family transcriptional regulator produces the protein MTHTLSETELEKIHSVARAIEKNIRAHYTIPELASMAYLNDYQLKKSFKQVYGMGPYAYLLQQRLEKAKALLLEDKPIRNIGLNIGFTGRHAQTNFIKFFKKEMKVSPAVWKKQQWQQTG, from the coding sequence ATGACACACACCTTATCCGAAACGGAACTGGAAAAGATCCATTCTGTGGCCAGGGCTATTGAAAAGAACATCAGGGCCCATTACACCATCCCTGAATTAGCCAGTATGGCCTATCTGAACGATTACCAGCTAAAAAAGTCTTTTAAGCAGGTCTACGGTATGGGACCTTATGCCTACCTGCTGCAGCAAAGGCTGGAAAAAGCCAAGGCATTATTGCTGGAAGACAAGCCGATCCGGAATATCGGGCTGAACATTGGTTTTACCGGCCGGCATGCACAGACCAATTTCATAAAGTTCTTCAAGAAGGAGATGAAGGTATCGCCGGCAGTCTGGAAGAAGCAGCAATGGCAGCAAACGGGCTAA
- a CDS encoding FecR domain-containing protein — translation MVDPRLEVLYQKWFNKTATPQEKAELLALLEAGASRAELDPLINRIWEDLQETGADLYSYSDKQQLADSILQEFPATPVLVQPAKRVWMVRLAWAAAAVVAVSGSLLLWGLTGRKPATPVQLVAAPASSPSEIQPGRNGAVLTLADGRQILLDSAGNGLIGQQQGAQITLKNDQLVYEGNAIPAGEMIYNIMVTPKGRQFQLLLPDGSRVWLNAASSIRYPVAFTGQERRVEVKGEAYFEIHPDKARPFVVATKQQEVQVLGTSFNVNAYEDEGTERTTLVEGRISVEPSPATDAAAPWQPVLLQQGQQARINGRQQPALTNNQAEAATAWKNGYFNVENMPFDQVMKQLERWYDIQVLYDKGIPNISFVGGLSRNLTLEALIRTLEVSEVHFKMEAGRRLVVYQ, via the coding sequence ATGGTGGATCCCAGACTGGAAGTATTGTATCAGAAATGGTTCAACAAGACCGCCACTCCGCAGGAAAAGGCGGAATTGCTGGCCTTGCTGGAAGCTGGCGCCTCCCGGGCGGAGCTGGACCCCCTGATCAACAGGATCTGGGAAGATCTCCAGGAAACCGGCGCTGATCTTTATTCCTATAGCGATAAACAACAGCTGGCAGATTCTATCCTGCAGGAATTTCCGGCAACGCCAGTGCTGGTCCAACCCGCTAAAAGGGTTTGGATGGTCCGCCTGGCCTGGGCTGCAGCAGCTGTTGTGGCTGTGTCTGGCAGCCTGCTGTTATGGGGGCTCACCGGTCGCAAACCTGCGACCCCTGTACAACTGGTCGCTGCTCCTGCCAGTAGTCCTTCCGAGATACAGCCCGGTCGCAACGGCGCTGTACTCACCCTGGCTGATGGCCGGCAGATCCTGCTGGACAGCGCCGGCAATGGCCTTATTGGCCAGCAGCAGGGCGCACAGATAACATTAAAAAATGATCAGCTGGTCTATGAAGGCAATGCTATTCCTGCCGGCGAAATGATCTATAATATTATGGTCACTCCCAAGGGAAGACAATTCCAGCTGCTGCTGCCGGATGGTTCCCGGGTCTGGCTCAATGCCGCCAGCAGCATCCGCTACCCGGTAGCTTTTACCGGTCAGGAAAGAAGGGTAGAAGTGAAAGGCGAAGCGTATTTCGAGATCCACCCGGACAAGGCCAGGCCTTTTGTGGTGGCCACAAAACAGCAGGAAGTGCAGGTGCTGGGCACCAGCTTCAATGTCAACGCTTATGAGGATGAGGGAACTGAAAGGACAACCCTGGTAGAAGGCAGGATAAGTGTTGAGCCTTCGCCCGCTACTGATGCTGCCGCTCCCTGGCAGCCTGTCCTCCTGCAGCAGGGTCAGCAGGCCAGGATCAATGGCCGGCAGCAGCCAGCGCTGACCAATAACCAGGCAGAAGCTGCTACAGCCTGGAAGAATGGTTATTTCAATGTGGAGAATATGCCCTTCGACCAGGTAATGAAACAACTGGAGCGTTGGTATGATATACAGGTACTGTATGACAAGGGTATTCCCAATATCAGCTTTGTGGGTGGATTAAGCCGCAACCTGACGCTGGAAGCCCTGATCAGGACGCTTGAAGTTTCTGAAGTGCATTTTAAAATGGAAGCAGGCCGCCGGCTTGTAGTATATCAATAA
- a CDS encoding SusC/RagA family TonB-linked outer membrane protein has protein sequence MEPNNWYGSAGPALPVPAMRLLYCRKCRLFKKLLTVKVLAFFLTLACLQVSAGSRAQVSLSVKDSPLERVLEEIRRQGGVHIFYKRKDIENAGKVTLELKQVAVETALDKVLEGRSLAYSMEGKNVFIMRRAKAEGVSMDDPADDSLVSVRGTVVNEKGEAIAGATVAVKGTELITVTDASGIFSLSNIKARATIVISNVGYEARTYKLSGAGMLSIQLKIAAQDMKEVVISTGYQKVSRERFVGSYAQLDSASFHLRPGTSIVDRLDGMVTGMLFNRKSSQFPINIRGISTLGINGTSTDPLIILDNFPLPAGFTINRINPNDVESVTVLKDAAAASVWGARAANGVIVITTKKGRYNQRLKISLSSNITIEEEPDQYYVKRISPSAFIDVEQFLFEKGFYDWTLSNTSTWPVISPVVEILDRKKKGELTEEQASAQINGLRQDDIRESLKKDIYRHSVQQQQYLSVGGGNQSLSYQLSVGYNKRLNNIIGSKPDEQYTINNSVSFRPFSFLEVETGINFVQEKNRSYNYLLPSSVSPYAALSGQDGASLAVPYRYRQGYIDTAGAGKLLDWHYRPLDEIRNANVLLTNRTVRMNFGFNVTLAKWLKARLSYQYVTANASSRNLQNLESFDTRDIINLFTNPAQTNPNLRNPVPIGGVLMLSSSQRNDYNVRGSIQADKSWNEHELNVMLSGELSDSKGMGESLTVYGYNDEFATSRSNMDFFNFYPRIYAASPFSTQMIPNSNGYSEAPIIRFISVVGNFGYSLRDRYHIYGSARRDGANIFGVNTNNRWKPIWSAGAAWEISKESFFSLQWLSLLKVRASYGYTGNVNNTVSGKLTMTKSPRVAGFTSLPFSTVGLAANPDLRWEEVRIVNAGLDFQLLNNRISGSFEVYRKRSKDVIINGLLAPSTGLLSYPLNSASLKTAGFDLDLNTQNVLTGNFSWNSGLGISYAKTTVVDYITLTRFKAEEFVSYDLNATTGQILYGLSSYRWGGLDPETGDPQGILNGKITKDYMAIMSDSLGNQVFHGSSLPLYSMNLRNDFRWKGFTLSANIIGRFNYYFREPALNLDYRETWAANNYLEDYNRRWQKPGDETFTNVPSMLYPLPWDLFLRSAFYAGSSILVKRADNVRLQFINLSYQWNNKNSSRLPVQSAQFFCYVNNLNLILWRASRSYYDPEFNSTGLIGASGPSPKNWTVGVTIHF, from the coding sequence ATGGAACCAAACAACTGGTATGGCTCCGCAGGCCCTGCTTTGCCTGTGCCTGCCATGAGACTGCTGTATTGCCGCAAATGCCGGCTGTTCAAAAAATTACTCACCGTAAAAGTCCTGGCCTTTTTTCTGACCCTTGCCTGTTTGCAGGTAAGTGCTGGCAGCAGGGCGCAGGTCAGTTTATCAGTCAAAGATTCACCACTTGAGCGCGTGCTGGAAGAGATCCGCCGGCAGGGCGGCGTACATATTTTTTACAAAAGAAAGGATATAGAGAATGCCGGAAAAGTAACGCTGGAGTTAAAGCAGGTAGCTGTGGAAACCGCGCTGGATAAGGTATTGGAAGGACGGTCTCTTGCCTATAGCATGGAAGGGAAGAATGTCTTCATCATGAGAAGGGCGAAAGCCGAGGGTGTTTCAATGGATGATCCTGCGGATGATTCTTTGGTTTCCGTTCGCGGCACTGTTGTGAATGAAAAAGGAGAAGCCATTGCAGGTGCTACGGTGGCCGTGAAAGGGACGGAGTTGATAACCGTTACCGATGCGTCTGGTATTTTTTCGCTGTCAAATATTAAAGCAAGGGCCACCATAGTGATCAGCAATGTGGGCTATGAGGCCCGTACGTATAAGTTGTCAGGAGCAGGAATGCTGTCAATACAATTAAAGATCGCCGCCCAGGATATGAAGGAGGTGGTGATCTCCACGGGTTACCAGAAAGTGAGCCGGGAGCGGTTTGTTGGTTCTTATGCGCAGCTGGACAGCGCCAGCTTTCATCTGCGGCCGGGGACAAGTATTGTGGACAGGTTGGATGGAATGGTGACGGGTATGCTGTTTAACAGAAAAAGCAGCCAGTTTCCCATAAATATCAGGGGCATTAGTACTTTGGGAATCAATGGCACCTCTACCGATCCATTGATTATTCTGGACAATTTTCCGCTGCCTGCCGGTTTTACGATCAACAGGATCAATCCAAACGATGTGGAATCTGTGACTGTTCTTAAGGATGCTGCTGCTGCCTCTGTATGGGGCGCGCGTGCTGCTAATGGAGTAATTGTCATTACTACCAAAAAAGGAAGGTATAATCAACGGCTCAAAATATCTCTTTCCTCCAATATAACCATAGAGGAAGAGCCAGATCAATATTATGTGAAACGTATATCGCCTTCAGCATTTATTGATGTGGAGCAATTCCTTTTTGAAAAAGGATTTTATGACTGGACACTGTCTAATACATCCACCTGGCCGGTTATTTCTCCAGTAGTGGAGATCCTGGATAGAAAGAAAAAAGGTGAACTGACGGAAGAGCAGGCCTCAGCGCAGATTAATGGGTTGCGGCAGGATGATATTCGTGAAAGTTTAAAAAAGGATATTTACAGACATTCAGTTCAGCAACAGCAATATCTGAGTGTTGGCGGAGGTAATCAGTCTTTATCTTATCAACTGTCTGTTGGTTATAATAAACGGCTGAATAATATAATTGGCTCAAAACCTGATGAACAGTACACCATTAATAATAGTGTAAGTTTTCGTCCCTTCAGTTTTCTGGAAGTTGAAACAGGGATCAACTTTGTTCAGGAAAAAAATCGTAGTTATAATTATCTGTTGCCTTCCTCTGTATCTCCATATGCTGCCTTATCAGGGCAGGATGGGGCTTCGCTTGCTGTACCCTATAGATACAGGCAGGGTTATATTGATACGGCAGGCGCCGGAAAATTGCTGGACTGGCACTACCGCCCGCTGGATGAAATACGCAATGCCAATGTTCTGTTGACCAACAGAACCGTAAGAATGAATTTTGGCTTCAATGTGACGCTTGCCAAATGGCTGAAGGCAAGGTTGTCCTATCAGTATGTGACTGCTAATGCCAGTTCCCGGAATCTGCAGAACCTTGAATCTTTTGATACGCGGGATATTATTAATCTTTTTACCAATCCGGCACAAACCAACCCTAATCTGCGTAATCCTGTACCTATAGGAGGGGTATTGATGTTAAGCAGTTCGCAGCGGAATGATTATAATGTAAGGGGCAGTATCCAGGCAGATAAAAGTTGGAATGAACATGAGCTCAATGTTATGCTCTCTGGGGAATTGTCTGATAGTAAAGGTATGGGGGAGTCTCTTACTGTTTATGGTTATAATGATGAATTTGCTACTTCCCGTTCAAATATGGATTTCTTTAATTTCTATCCGCGCATTTATGCCGCTTCTCCATTTTCAACACAGATGATACCTAATAGCAATGGCTATAGCGAAGCTCCTATTATACGGTTTATTTCAGTTGTGGGTAATTTTGGATACTCATTGCGCGACAGGTATCATATTTATGGATCTGCCAGAAGAGATGGTGCAAATATCTTTGGTGTAAATACAAATAATCGGTGGAAGCCTATATGGTCTGCAGGAGCCGCCTGGGAAATATCCAAAGAATCTTTCTTTTCGCTACAATGGCTTTCATTGTTAAAAGTGAGAGCGTCCTATGGGTATACCGGAAATGTGAATAATACGGTGTCCGGGAAATTGACAATGACCAAGAGCCCACGTGTTGCCGGCTTTACATCACTTCCGTTTAGTACAGTTGGACTTGCGGCTAATCCGGACCTTCGGTGGGAGGAAGTGCGGATAGTAAATGCGGGACTTGACTTTCAGTTATTGAATAATCGCATTTCAGGTAGTTTTGAGGTATATAGGAAAAGATCTAAAGATGTCATCATTAATGGTTTACTGGCTCCCAGTACCGGGCTATTATCTTATCCACTGAACAGTGCATCGCTGAAGACTGCGGGCTTTGATCTGGATCTGAATACCCAGAATGTCCTGACAGGGAATTTTTCCTGGAACTCCGGATTGGGAATCAGTTATGCAAAAACAACTGTAGTTGATTACATAACATTGACCAGGTTCAAAGCAGAAGAATTTGTTAGTTATGATCTGAATGCTACAACTGGTCAGATACTTTATGGGCTTTCCAGTTACAGATGGGGTGGTCTGGACCCTGAGACCGGTGATCCTCAGGGTATCCTTAATGGTAAAATTACCAAGGATTATATGGCTATTATGAGTGATTCATTAGGCAATCAGGTTTTTCACGGTTCTTCTCTGCCTTTGTATTCAATGAATCTGCGGAACGATTTTCGTTGGAAAGGATTTACACTCTCTGCTAATATTATTGGCCGTTTTAATTATTATTTCAGAGAACCAGCGCTTAACCTGGATTACCGTGAAACATGGGCGGCCAATAATTACCTGGAAGATTATAACAGGAGATGGCAAAAGCCTGGCGACGAAACCTTTACCAATGTACCTTCTATGCTGTATCCATTACCATGGGATTTGTTTCTGCGGAGTGCATTCTATGCGGGCAGTTCGATACTTGTTAAACGGGCTGATAATGTCCGGCTGCAGTTCATTAATCTTTCATATCAATGGAATAATAAAAATAGTAGCCGATTGCCTGTTCAATCTGCCCAGTTTTTTTGTTATGTAAATAACCTGAACCTGATTTTATGGCGGGCAAGCCGATCTTATTATGACCCCGAGTTCAACAGTACTGGTTTAATTGGCGCCAGTGGCCCTTCTCCAAAAAACTGGACGGTGGGCGTAACTATCCATTTTTAA